The window CTTCTAAACAATTGACAACTGCAATTATTCCTTCAGATGTACATCCATTTCTGAATACAACAAAGCAGAAACACCAGAGGTCCATGGCTGTCTTTCCAATGTATTATTCCCAAACTGTCCGGAACATTGTAAAATCCTTGAACATATCAGTTTGACAGGGTTCATTGTCTCACTTCCAATGAGCGTTCAGTTTTCATAAGTATCAGTCAATACAAGGTCCCAATTTCCTGTAATAGATCAATATCTACAGTATGCTTATTGCCAGAGAATCTTCTGTATTATAAAATCCAAAATCCCCTCAAACATTTCTTTGCATTAGTGGCATCTAGTTTTGTCACAATATCTGTGTGCATTTGGTGTTCAatcaaaaagagaaaacaagccTGCTCAATACATGCAGAGGCATTCTAGGAAAGTATTACACAGACTGGGAAGCTAGAGTCTGCcatgagagacagacagaggcaAAAGATCAAAGCTCCAATTGAATCATCTTAGTTGTTTTAGAAAAAACATGCACTTctaccaaaaaaaaagacaatgaatCAACCTCAGATGATGTTTGAATTAATTAGCTACACTTTGCGAGATGGTCAGTTAGTGAAAAGCGTTCAATGGCTCATTACAAAAGAGTTAACACCACATTTGAGTGTGCGTGGTCATGCATTTTATTGCATGTGTATGTTTGCAGGGCCGTAACCATCATAAACACCCACAATCCAATATTTAGAAATGGCCAAATTGTCCCTCCCGATATTAGACATTCTTTATGTTGCTCTGTTTGTTGTTAggatgacaaaatattttaaaacattacattttaggCTGGTCTGCTTCAAATGTCTAACAGCTCTCATCAGTGTCAAATTGATTGAGATGACCTTTCAAAACCAAGAAGGCAGGCTTTACTGTTCACAGATACCGAACATGAATTCCAGCGTGACGCTTCAGTGTTTGACAGTGAAAGAATGCGAGGTAAGATGTAAGTAGTTAACCATTTACAATCAGACAACTGTTTTAAGACAAAAATGCTAAATGACTGACAGTGATATCCAGTGATATGCAAACTACTGGTTAAATTTCGCTGTTTTGAATTGGAAATGTAGGCTGAATCATTTGTGTGATTTAAGTAATGCATAACTGAATGTGACAagatatgaaaccattttacatttttgacatATTAGGCACACAACAAAAAATGAATGTGTacctattttaatttaacataataTTTGGAAATAAGTCCAATTGAATTGATACTTCACAAATACGTTTATCTTGCTtcttttactgtactttttctttttgtatatTCCCTTAAATCCTTTAATTATTCCTTTCAATTTCCCCAAGTTCTCAACATAGTTACATCCTAACATATGGTTGTATGTTTGTAGTTGCATGAGTGCACTGTAATGAGCTGTGAAGACAAGGAACAGTGTCAGAGGTGCTGCATTCTTTCCATATCCATGTAAACAGTGAGTGAGGAAAAAAAGCACTAGATGGAGCAAAAAATACATGGAAATACAAAACAGAAGGACCGGAGTTTGTCAGGCACAGAGAGCAGAGGGTCTGATGGGTTACACTCCGTTATATCGGGTTTAGTGTTTGGTCTTATTATGGTAAGAACAGCTAAAACTTCACCAATGGTACATATACTGTTTTTCAAACAGCATATTTATCTGCTTCACATCATCCCTTCAGCAAGATAAATTTCTTATCTCAAACCTGTTATTCTTTCCTCAAATTTTCTCTGCCCCCTCTCCTGAATTCAGCTGTGATTTATTCCAGAATCCCTCGTCCCATTTCAGAGGGCAGATTCTGAGTAAAGAGCCCCTGATGATCCGTGCGAGGGTGGGTGGAGTCTGCGCAGTGATGCGACGGATGTCAAGCTGAGGTCTCCGCAGCTACGCAAGTGGATTCCCCCGTCCCTTAAAGGGTCGTCATCATGGCGGCGGGCATTATGGCGACTGTCACTATGGGAGTGATGGTGTCCACGGCAGTGGTGGTGGACGTGCTGCTGCTGCCCCCTGTTGGCCCCCAAAGAGTTACGAAGCACCTTCATAGAAACATGTAATGGGTTATTTTGTACTAAGTTGTTCTACACAGAATTCTAACTGAACTAAATGATTTCTTTTATGGTATTGGTAATGTTTTACCTGTTCTAACGGCAGACTTCCATCACCTGCTGTCCTCCTTTTAGGCCCCTGAGTACAGTTTCCGGAATGCTCAGTTGCAGGGGCTAAGTTACGTTTGGATCTCTGCAGGAAACGCTGCACTAAAACTTTGGTGACCtgtaatttaaatggaaaatgtttgtttatacatttaacattattaatattggGAAGAAAAGGAGGATCGACAGATTTTGGGGTCCTAGGCATCAAAAAGACTAACCTTGAGGTCTCCAAGTGAGCGTGCACAGTCTTTGGGTAAACGCAGCGAGGTGGCTGTGACTTGTTTTGAGGGCAACCGGCTACTTATAGCCTTAATGCTGCCCTTTCTGGGCAGGGAAGCAGGAAGTGCCAGAGAGGAGCGAGGCAGCAAACCAGCTCCAGACGATACCCCTACACCACAAAGGTGATACAAACAAaccaaattattcaaatatagtAAGCAGGAAaacagattattaaaaaaataaatgtataaaataactattttattattatttatatgttattatagtatttattctttctttttttttttttttttggaatttcAGTTCAAGTTTGAATAATGTTatgtgattttgtcatttttattagttttaccTTTGCaattaattgttcattttaaattgttaaaattaaaactaaaacagatGGTTGTTTGTAAGTTTGGTTTCTTCCAACCAAAAAGTTTGACATACTTTACCACATTTTATTCTTATCACTGTTCTCGTGTTTAGGTATGATAGCTTTTTTGTCCAACTTCCTCCTTACTACCTCATTGTGACTGAATGGGTCAAGTTACTAAACAAGAATAGCTGTTTCTGACACATAAACGTGGGTGGTCATGCATTAATAAGTAAGCAGTTCTGAGCTTCCAAGaacttattttatctttttgtaAACAGAGAGCAAGTGAAGATTTCTGGAACTTCAAATGAACTTGATGTGATTTCTCATAATATAACCACTTGAAAAATTGTTtacaatgtacatttattatgtgtTACCGTGGTTACTAAAAAAGTTCAAAGTAAAATAAAGCTGTgtataaactaaaactaaatgaaaattatactaaattaaatgtttaagatgaagcaataaataaaataattaacaaactAAATTGACTAActaattaactaaaactgaattaaaactaaaactgaaaaaaaagtaaaaaaaaaaaaaaaaatgacaatgaccaaaattacaatacattacaacattactaaaattttaattaaatttaaaataacaactggaaatgtaaaagtaaaatataaataagagctaaaaatgtaaaaatatatgtgtatatatatattattaaaaactgtaattgtacaaaataaaactgttaCTCTGAAACATAATAATCCTATATAAAAACATCTCTGTGATTTGAGAGTGCTAAACTCTTACCTGTTTCTGATGAGGTCTGTGATCCCCCCTCACTGACTCCTTTATTGCCTCCTGAGAGACTGAAATCACCTGAGGacaaaagagcaaaaacacGTTATCGTCATTCTGCAGAGTGGTTCAAAGAAAACAGAGTAACACAGAGGCAaacacaaattcatgttttcacATAAATCCCAGACAATTGTAATCTGTTACATATGCATGTTCATACCTGTGTCAGTTGAAGAGCTGAGTCCCGGTTCACTGTGTGACCTCATGAGAGGTAAGAAGCTGTCGCTGTCTTTTCTATCACGTCCAATTTGCTCACGAAAACCTGGCCGTGGAAGGAGCACTGGTACTGCGTTGGCCGGCCGGTCTTGAGCAGGACCTGATGGGACTGCGGTCGGTGGGTTACTAAATGCAGATGAGGAGTCCCGTCGGGAGGGTGTGCAGGGCCGAACTCGGATTTCTGGGATAGAGGAATGTTGAGATCCTGCTAGGAACTCTAACTGAGAGCAGCTACTCGCCAACAGAGCTTGTCGCCTCAACACTGGAGACCTGTGGAGGAAATTATGAAGGAACTTTACAGctaaaagtgattttatataaaaattttacCAACCCTTtttaaacaatgatttaaaatgctCTAGCTGAGCTCCTAGCATAAGTTCTTTTAAGGTGACcgttattataaaatatattaccacATGACACACCACAGCTACAACAGAGCTGTTATTCAAAATACTCACAAACACGCATaccatattgtgaaatatctgatattctgATTCtcaaatacattaatgttaatgtattttgtcAGTTAAACACCTCTTCAAATCACACTGGTGTGATTGTACGTGTCAAGGGTTTAAAGACCTTTTCCCACCTGTAGGTAGAGGTGTTGTACGTGCTTGGGGAGGAACAGGAGTTCGATCTCTCCCCTCTGAAACAACGTCTTCCGGAAGGAGCCACCATTCCCTCAGGGTGTTGTGTGGAAGAACGGAGGCTGGCGTACTCTCCCCCCTCCCCTCCCTCGCTGCCCCCCCGTGGCCGTGCCCGCACACCGACACCCACTTCCATGAGGCAGGAGTCCTCAGATGGGGAGCTGTCATCTGGAATATCCACAATCTCAGACATCAACAGAGAGCCACTGTCCATTGACACTGAGAGAGAGGATATACAAAatgtacacatatacacatagtTTGGTCATTTAATAGTATTCATACGCACTTGGCACTCCCgtgatgtaatgttaaaaaaagggGGTGTCTTGATAAAATCTGAACATAAGTGATCACAGTTAATAACATGCGGTGCAAACAACAAAGTTTCTTGGCTGACCATTTGTGACTGATTTAACAAAAACGCATCtacaagggatagttcacccaaaaaggaaatttctgtcatcatttactcaccctaaagtAGTTCAGTTGTTCAGTTTCTGGGGACCAACTACTGTTTGCTTACTCACATATTTTAGGTTCAATAGAAGacctcatacaggtttggaacaacttgagggtgagtaaatgatgacagaattttcatttttgggtgaactatggcTTTAATACCAGGTGGAAACAGTGCCTGTTTGCAAAGGATGAACAGAAGAGAGGCAAGACTCACCTTCTCCACTGAATGCTGTGGATGTTCCTCTCTCTCCGGACAGCTCACCGGCTTGAGTGTCATACACTGTGGCCTACGAAGAGTGAGAGTGACATTATGACCACAGTAttacatgatgatgatgatgattacattttttttacaaaacgaTGCAAAGCATGacaccatgatttttttttttttttttaaagaaactaatatttttatacagcaaggatgcattaacttaatcaaaactgacagcaaagacctttataatgttacaaaagatttctatttcaaatcagcatgctagaacgatttctgaaggatcatgtgacactgaagactggcataatggctgctgaaaattcagctttggcaaGACAGTAACAAATTacactttaataatatttcacaatattactattttaactgtttttttatcCAATTATTGCAGCATcagagaaaaacataaaaaaaatatgggtTTGAATCAGAAGTTAAGAAAACACATTACACATTGACtgtaattcatatatatatatatatatatatatatatatatataattgttttttttaaataataatagtaatcatAAAATTTTCTATAAACATTGaatttcattttcagttcaaacaatGCATCTTTACACCCCTCAATGCACGCATGTACCTGACTGGGAGCCCTTTGACCCATCACTGCCTCATAAGGAGGAGGGCAGTCCGTTGGGTACAGAGGCACTGGACTCTCCATTGATCCATTATATGTGACACTGCAGGTACACACAGGAAAATGAGGCATGAGAAAAAGAAATTATTGAAAGAAAAGGCATGACTAACGAAGTGTAGTTAAAATGGACAGATGCCTATAAGaataaaaaccaaaaaataCTCTGTCAGAGCATCTCTAGTATGTAAGTGACCTTACTAAACATActaaatactattttaaatattttaaaaggttttcttaaagggttagttcacccaaaaatgaaaactagcccatgttttactcaccctcaaagcatcctaggtgtatatgactttcttctttcagacgaaaccATTCAAAGTTATATTGAAATTTATCCTTGCTCTTCCAAACTTTAGAATGGCAGTAGGTgggtgtttttttcaacagtccaaaagtagtcaaattaagcacatccatccataataaaacgtgcctcacatggctccggggggtgaaaaAGCCTCCTATAGCAAATCGATGCGTTTTTGtgagaaaaatatccatatttaaaaca is drawn from Onychostoma macrolepis isolate SWU-2019 chromosome 16, ASM1243209v1, whole genome shotgun sequence and contains these coding sequences:
- the fam189b gene encoding protein ENTREP3, translating into MPSPSDSSSVASMSGSRALSGSRRGMSGRTSARVLLYLGLCHLALGAMVLAFSFTSLAFTSSPRVRQSCPFWAGFFVVASGVVGVISWRRPFTLVVSLFMLLSAVCVILSLAGSMLSCQNAQMVKSYVTCQMENRLCLCCDPKQTCSLTEDETLVLYQHTDCHSVRHQLKDLLFSACGLSILSTIICTLSTVTCSIHIFSLDLLHLLAPHRSRSVNPECTTPQDAFLSNMMDFEEFVPPIPPPPYYPPEYTCSSETDAQSVTYNGSMESPVPLYPTDCPPPYEAVMGQRAPSQATVYDTQAGELSGERGTSTAFSGEVSMDSGSLLMSEIVDIPDDSSPSEDSCLMEVGVGVRARPRGGSEGGEGGEYASLRSSTQHPEGMVAPSGRRCFRGERSNSCSSPSTYNTSTYRSPVLRRQALLASSCSQLEFLAGSQHSSIPEIRVRPCTPSRRDSSSAFSNPPTAVPSGPAQDRPANAVPVLLPRPGFREQIGRDRKDSDSFLPLMRSHSEPGLSSSTDTGDFSLSGGNKGVSEGGSQTSSETGVSSGAGLLPRSSLALPASLPRKGSIKAISSRLPSKQVTATSLRLPKDCARSLGDLKVTKVLVQRFLQRSKRNLAPATEHSGNCTQGPKRRTAGDGSLPLEQGAAAARPPPLPWTPSLP